The Salinibacterium sp. M195 genome includes a window with the following:
- the yiaA gene encoding inner membrane protein YiaA, producing MSAANNRNKPTPAFIGASWVALLLGIVTYLIGLYNAQMELNEKGYYLAILLYGLFAAVSLQKSVRDRNEGIPVTFIYYSLCWFSLFAALTMLAVGLWNAGSLSLSEKGFYGMAFALALFAAVAVQKNIRDLTMFKDDEREEELAGV from the coding sequence ATGTCCGCCGCCAACAACCGCAACAAACCAACCCCAGCCTTCATCGGCGCCTCGTGGGTTGCGCTGCTTCTCGGAATTGTGACCTATCTCATCGGGCTCTACAACGCCCAGATGGAGCTCAATGAGAAGGGCTACTACCTCGCGATTCTCCTCTACGGTCTGTTCGCCGCAGTGTCGCTTCAGAAGTCGGTTCGAGACCGCAACGAGGGCATCCCGGTAACGTTCATCTACTACTCGCTGTGCTGGTTCTCGCTGTTTGCCGCGCTGACGATGCTTGCTGTCGGCCTGTGGAACGCCGGCAGCCTCAGCCTGAGCGAGAAGGGGTTCTACGGGATGGCATTCGCGCTCGCCCTGTTCGCCGCGGTCGCCGTGCAAAAGAACATCCGCGACTTGACGATGTTCAAAGACGATGAGCGCGAAGAAGAACTCGCCGGGGTCTAA
- a CDS encoding DUF1700 domain-containing protein — translation MTDRTTEVVTNYLRELNDALHGLDDAVRRDIVDGAREELHGLTPAEAQQRIAALGDPAFIASEASDASPVTTARPAAESAREGTGYVVTASLLVALGGVIVPVLGWLAGLIMVWMSRQWWRWEKVVASLVAPVVSVLAIVLLLSSGSPERGEAVNPLVPTAFDVWWSGALLVIVANLGVGMWLLWRARRTPRPL, via the coding sequence GTGACTGATCGCACAACCGAGGTAGTCACGAACTACTTGCGCGAACTGAACGACGCCCTGCATGGCCTTGATGATGCGGTGCGCCGCGACATCGTGGATGGCGCCCGAGAGGAACTGCACGGGTTGACGCCGGCGGAAGCGCAGCAGCGCATCGCGGCGTTGGGAGATCCCGCCTTCATCGCGTCGGAGGCGAGCGATGCTTCGCCTGTCACCACGGCACGCCCAGCAGCGGAGAGCGCGCGAGAAGGCACGGGTTATGTGGTGACCGCGAGCTTGCTCGTCGCCCTCGGCGGAGTCATCGTCCCTGTCTTGGGGTGGCTCGCCGGACTCATCATGGTGTGGATGTCGCGCCAATGGTGGCGCTGGGAGAAAGTCGTCGCCTCCCTCGTGGCGCCTGTCGTGTCGGTGCTCGCGATCGTCCTTCTGCTGTCGTCGGGATCGCCAGAGCGTGGCGAGGCCGTCAACCCTCTCGTGCCGACCGCCTTCGACGTCTGGTGGTCGGGGGCCCTGCTCGTGATCGTCGCCAATCTTGGTGTCGGAATGTGGCTGTTGTGGCGAGCTCGGCGCACACCGCGCCCCCTGTGA
- a CDS encoding PadR family transcriptional regulator, producing MIVNDVGAQLRKGVVEYCVLGYLEREPMYGWQLAENLIGESMIASIGTLYPVLARLREKGLVSSFEEPSERGPSRRYYRLTPAGTAQLSAFRKQWKPFAAVVATIVGEDDARD from the coding sequence ATGATAGTCAACGACGTGGGCGCACAATTGCGCAAGGGTGTCGTTGAATACTGTGTATTGGGATACCTCGAGCGTGAGCCGATGTACGGCTGGCAGCTTGCGGAGAACCTCATTGGCGAGAGCATGATCGCCAGCATCGGCACACTCTATCCAGTGCTGGCGCGCCTTCGCGAAAAGGGACTCGTCTCGTCATTCGAGGAACCATCAGAGCGCGGGCCGTCGCGTCGGTACTACCGCCTCACGCCCGCCGGGACGGCGCAATTGAGTGCGTTCCGCAAACAGTGGAAACCATTCGCGGCCGTCGTCGCGACGATTGTTGGAGAGGATGACGCCCGTGACTGA
- a CDS encoding 1-phosphofructokinase family hexose kinase, translating to MTLTINPALDISTSTPRVIRDHKLRCGASRIDPGGGGVNVARTIRNLGGDALAIYAAGGLTGATYRQLLEAEGVPSLAVPIAGTTRESFTVDETESSEQFRFVLQGPEFSEAEWRACLATLEEAIVPGGYVVASGSLPPGVPTDFYAQVARLAHKHDARSIVDTSGEALAAALAEGVYLVKPSLRELSELVGRALTSEQDEVDAAAELVARGSAQLVGLTLGEAGAVLASGSGVIRLPVPKVQVQSVVGAGDAFLGAFVWRLSQGLDPELAFRSAVAAGSATAAKPATEMCAIAEVEALEKLLPEATRY from the coding sequence GTGACTCTGACCATCAACCCCGCACTCGACATCAGCACGTCTACTCCGCGGGTAATCCGGGATCACAAGCTGCGGTGCGGTGCGAGCCGGATCGACCCCGGCGGTGGTGGCGTCAATGTGGCGCGCACGATCCGTAACCTCGGCGGAGACGCTCTCGCGATCTACGCTGCGGGCGGGCTCACCGGGGCAACCTATCGTCAGCTTCTCGAAGCGGAGGGCGTGCCGAGCCTCGCCGTGCCCATCGCCGGAACGACACGGGAAAGCTTCACGGTCGATGAGACCGAGTCGAGTGAACAGTTTCGTTTTGTGCTGCAGGGTCCCGAGTTTTCTGAAGCCGAATGGCGTGCCTGTCTGGCCACCCTGGAGGAGGCCATCGTTCCTGGCGGCTATGTCGTCGCCAGTGGCAGCTTGCCGCCGGGAGTGCCCACGGATTTTTACGCGCAAGTGGCACGGTTGGCGCACAAACACGATGCGCGTTCGATCGTCGACACCTCGGGTGAGGCACTCGCTGCCGCGCTTGCCGAAGGCGTGTATTTGGTGAAACCGAGCCTCCGCGAACTGAGCGAGCTCGTCGGCAGAGCACTGACCAGCGAGCAGGATGAAGTGGATGCTGCCGCCGAACTTGTCGCTCGCGGCTCAGCCCAGCTCGTGGGCCTAACTCTGGGCGAGGCCGGCGCTGTGCTCGCGTCAGGTTCTGGTGTCATCCGTCTCCCCGTGCCGAAAGTGCAGGTGCAGAGCGTTGTCGGTGCTGGCGACGCCTTTCTGGGCGCGTTCGTCTGGCGACTGTCGCAGGGGCTCGATCCCGAGTTGGCGTTTCGTTCCGCCGTCGCGGCTGGTAGCGCAACCGCGGCGAAACCGGCCACCGAGATGTGTGCCATCGCCGAGGTAGAGGCCCTCGAAAAACTTCTCCCTGAAGCCACCCGCTACTGA
- a CDS encoding GntR family transcriptional regulator, protein MADSWRRTPTESPVTFEIDTSASIPPFEQIKAQAIAQIASGELLAGTKLATVRQLATDLGIAPNTVARAYRELEADGFLLSRGRNGTVVKARPGDAAALLQLDAKAYADRAGELGISAEEAQRFISIALSK, encoded by the coding sequence ATGGCTGATTCGTGGCGTCGCACCCCGACCGAAAGTCCTGTCACTTTCGAGATCGACACTTCTGCGTCCATCCCCCCGTTCGAGCAGATTAAAGCTCAAGCGATCGCCCAGATTGCCAGCGGCGAACTCCTTGCCGGCACCAAACTTGCCACCGTGCGTCAGCTTGCCACCGACCTCGGCATCGCGCCCAACACTGTGGCGCGGGCCTACCGCGAGCTCGAAGCAGACGGCTTTCTGCTGTCGCGCGGCCGCAATGGCACCGTCGTGAAAGCACGACCCGGTGATGCTGCGGCGCTGCTTCAACTTGATGCGAAGGCCTACGCCGACCGCGCTGGCGAACTCGGCATCAGTGCCGAGGAAGCCCAGCGTTTCATCAGTATCGCTCTCTCGAAATAG
- a CDS encoding response regulator transcription factor encodes MIRVAIADDHPVVRAGLRALLEHEPDLSVVGEAATPDDAFALVQAVNPNVILMDLQFGALESGADVTRRIRALDAAPYVLVLTNYDTDGDILGAVEAGASGYLLKDAPPHELIAAVRAAAAGESALAPVIAGRLLDRMRAPQVSLSKREIEVLQRVAAGSSNAVIAGEMFVSQTTVKSHLVHIFSKLNVSSRTAAVSKARELGVLR; translated from the coding sequence ATGATCCGGGTAGCGATTGCGGATGATCATCCCGTTGTTCGTGCCGGTTTGCGTGCCCTGCTCGAGCACGAACCTGACCTCTCGGTGGTGGGGGAGGCAGCAACCCCTGATGACGCTTTTGCTCTCGTGCAGGCGGTGAACCCGAACGTCATTTTGATGGACTTGCAGTTCGGTGCGTTGGAGTCGGGAGCGGATGTCACTCGCCGCATCCGCGCGCTCGATGCGGCCCCCTACGTGTTGGTTCTCACTAACTACGACACCGATGGCGACATTCTCGGGGCGGTCGAGGCTGGCGCGAGTGGGTATCTCCTCAAGGATGCGCCACCCCATGAACTGATTGCGGCAGTTCGTGCTGCGGCCGCGGGGGAGAGCGCTCTTGCACCAGTAATTGCTGGTCGGTTGCTTGACCGGATGCGCGCGCCACAAGTGAGCCTGAGCAAACGCGAGATCGAGGTGCTGCAGCGTGTCGCCGCCGGTAGCTCAAACGCGGTGATTGCGGGCGAGATGTTCGTCTCGCAGACCACGGTGAAATCGCACCTGGTGCACATCTTTTCGAAACTCAACGTGTCGTCGCGCACCGCTGCAGTGTCGAAGGCGCGCGAACTAGGAGTGCTGCGGTAG
- a CDS encoding sensor histidine kinase produces the protein MSHTALTPVFVGLRTSLHILFLALTALVVVRAFVDRNPNAAVVIALAALLIITYGFGGVLARRARGAGANARTLSTYLWALVLSCEWLALVWLSPDAAYLVFPLFFLYLHLLPRGWRTLAVLGSTLLAIAALGLHSEWTVAGIVGPLVGAGVAIVIGLGYKSLAAEAAERELLVKQLLATRDQLAQTERESGVLAERARLAREIHDTVAQGLSSIQLLLHAAERADPDAAGLEHVRLARETAAANLAETRNFIRELAPAALVEQGMGAALRRLAETQWQTPEREVRVRVADALDLPMPVQTALLRIAQGAMANVVKHSEATQATISIERNRSEVRLMISDNGLGFDPARVEAAAARGLSDSFGLTATRERVEQLDGTLTVDSQLGAGTTVTVELTLNSSGEEKA, from the coding sequence ATGAGCCACACTGCGTTGACCCCGGTATTTGTGGGGCTGCGAACCAGTTTGCACATCCTCTTTCTCGCGCTGACGGCCCTCGTCGTCGTGCGCGCGTTTGTCGATCGCAACCCCAATGCTGCGGTCGTGATTGCGCTCGCGGCACTATTGATCATCACGTATGGTTTCGGCGGGGTTCTGGCCCGTCGAGCTCGGGGCGCCGGCGCGAACGCCCGAACGCTGAGTACCTATCTGTGGGCACTCGTGTTGTCGTGCGAATGGCTTGCGCTGGTGTGGTTGAGCCCGGATGCCGCCTACCTCGTGTTTCCACTCTTCTTTCTTTATCTGCACCTGTTGCCTCGCGGCTGGCGCACGTTGGCGGTGCTGGGTTCGACGCTGCTCGCGATTGCCGCGCTTGGGCTTCACAGTGAGTGGACTGTTGCCGGGATCGTCGGCCCGTTGGTCGGTGCCGGTGTCGCGATCGTGATTGGTCTTGGCTACAAATCACTCGCGGCCGAGGCGGCGGAACGCGAACTGTTGGTGAAGCAACTCCTAGCGACACGCGACCAGCTGGCGCAAACCGAGCGCGAATCCGGGGTGCTGGCGGAGCGCGCGAGGCTTGCGCGCGAGATTCATGACACGGTCGCTCAAGGGCTGTCGAGCATCCAACTATTGCTGCATGCGGCAGAGCGGGCAGACCCGGATGCTGCGGGACTAGAGCATGTGCGACTTGCTCGTGAAACGGCGGCGGCCAATCTCGCCGAGACCCGCAATTTCATTCGTGAGCTGGCCCCGGCCGCATTGGTGGAGCAGGGGATGGGTGCCGCTTTGCGCCGCCTGGCCGAAACTCAGTGGCAGACCCCCGAACGCGAAGTGCGAGTGCGCGTGGCCGATGCGCTCGACCTGCCGATGCCCGTGCAGACCGCACTGCTGCGGATCGCGCAGGGAGCGATGGCGAATGTTGTGAAGCACTCTGAGGCAACGCAAGCCACGATTTCGATTGAGCGGAATCGTTCAGAAGTACGGCTGATGATCAGCGACAACGGGCTCGGCTTTGATCCGGCGCGCGTTGAGGCGGCAGCAGCCCGCGGCTTGTCTGACTCATTCGGGCTCACCGCCACGCGCGAACGAGTCGAACAGTTGGATGGCACCCTCACCGTAGACTCACAACTCGGTGCGGGCACCACGGTAACGGTCGAATTGACGCTGAACTCATCGGGTGAGGAGAAGGCATGA
- a CDS encoding FtsX-like permease family protein, which translates to MFVAWRDLRFARGRFVLIGTVVALITLLVGFLSGLTGGLAAQNISGVLSLPAEQLVFATPSSKGADEASFSDSNITEKQAKMWAAADGVESANPIGVSQTKAESPESSTAIAIFGVAVDFDETAPSGDGKVGLSEDAAVGLDVTTGDTITIAGTDYTVEKVSGNWWYNHTPVVQMTLEDWQGYSATTGNPDAYATAIAVKGDADWDAINTEADTLSNSVLLSLTAVSSFRSEIGSLLLMVAMLFGISALVIGAFFTVWTMQRKADIAVLKALGASTPSLVRDALGQALIVLLIGVGIGIGITAILGVLMGSALPFILSPFTTLLPGVIMIALGLAGAAFALRSVTTADPLTALGSTR; encoded by the coding sequence ATGTTTGTTGCCTGGCGCGATCTGCGCTTCGCCCGCGGACGGTTTGTGCTCATTGGCACCGTCGTCGCGCTCATCACTTTGCTCGTCGGATTTCTGAGCGGACTCACCGGCGGGCTCGCTGCCCAAAACATTTCGGGGGTCTTGTCGCTTCCCGCTGAGCAGCTCGTGTTCGCCACCCCGAGCAGCAAAGGCGCAGACGAGGCGAGCTTCTCTGATTCGAACATCACCGAGAAACAGGCAAAGATGTGGGCTGCGGCTGACGGTGTTGAGTCGGCCAACCCGATCGGCGTCTCGCAGACGAAGGCTGAGTCACCCGAATCCAGTACTGCCATCGCCATCTTCGGTGTTGCCGTTGACTTCGACGAGACCGCACCAAGCGGCGACGGCAAAGTTGGCCTGTCTGAGGATGCCGCCGTCGGCCTCGACGTCACCACCGGCGACACCATCACGATTGCCGGCACCGACTACACGGTCGAGAAGGTCAGCGGCAACTGGTGGTACAACCACACCCCCGTGGTGCAGATGACCCTCGAAGACTGGCAAGGCTATTCGGCCACGACCGGCAACCCTGACGCCTACGCCACGGCGATCGCCGTCAAGGGCGATGCCGACTGGGATGCCATCAATACTGAAGCAGACACCCTCAGCAACTCGGTGTTACTTTCGCTCACTGCGGTCAGCTCATTCCGCTCCGAAATCGGTTCCCTGCTGCTGATGGTTGCGATGCTGTTCGGCATCTCAGCGCTTGTGATCGGTGCTTTCTTTACCGTGTGGACGATGCAGCGCAAGGCTGACATCGCCGTGCTCAAGGCGCTCGGAGCATCCACCCCATCGCTCGTTCGGGACGCTCTCGGTCAAGCTCTCATCGTGCTGCTGATCGGTGTCGGCATCGGCATCGGCATCACCGCCATCCTCGGGGTTCTGATGGGCAGCGCACTGCCGTTCATCCTGAGCCCATTCACCACCCTGTTGCCGGGAGTCATCATGATTGCGCTTGGTCTTGCCGGCGCTGCTTTCGCGCTTCGTTCCGTCACCACCGCCGACCCCCTCACCGCCCTTGGGAGCACCCGATGA